The window ctatctctctcttcctAATCTCTCTCGGTCTCTCTCTCGTCATCTCGTGGTGGAGGATGCACGCCGCCGCGCGGTGTGAGACGAGGAGGGGGAACCGGACGGCGGCGTCCAGGGCGGCcagggaagcggcggcggcgtccagggTGGGtgggggaagcggcggcgtcaGGGCGGgctagggcagcggcggcggcggcgacggcggtgtccAGGGTAGGttggggaagcggcggcgctggcggcgtcCAGGGCGggcggggaagcggcggcgatgacggcgccCTCCAGGTCGAACGAGGGCATCAGCGGCGGTGCCCTCCATGGCAGGCGGGGGaagtgacgacggcggcggtgccctcCAAGGCAGGCAGgggacccggcggcggcgggagcagcggcgggcaCGGCGAGGAGCGGGCGCTCGTGCGcgggccggccgcctcgcctcgcctcgccgccgcctcattCCCCGCTGcttgcctcctccgccgccgccgcgctcgcctcctccgccgcacctcgccgccgctcgcctcctctgccgccgccgcctcctccctcctccgccgcttgcctcttccgccgccgctcgccgcctcatccctcgccgccgttgccgctcgccgcctcatCCCCCGCCGCGGCCTCATCCcttgtcgccgctgccgctcgccgcctcatcccccgccgccgctcgccgcgccccgcCTGCCGCTGTGAATcgtgagagagtgagagaagagagagaggaagagtgagagaagagaagagaaaggaaaagtgtatgacaggtggggcccacctattttctaataaataaattgctgactggactgccacgtgtacgccacgtagaccaaaaccaccgcggattgggttgaggggggtaattcgtccggtttgcatagttgggggtgaagaatgtccggttttgtggtttagggggtaattcggacggcCGTGATAGTTCgggaggtaattcgtactttttcctaaaccTTAGGGGAGGTGCTCGCTAGCAGCGCGTACGCGCTAGCTAGGAGCCCCCGTGTGCGTGGCAATGGAAGTGTACCATTTTAACGAGGAAAGGAAATCTAGTGAACAGAAAGAGGTTTTTACCCGTTTAGCTTTCTTCTCGGTTTTGAACAATTATATACTCTGTTTCTTTTTGTTCACTAACgaacttttatatatatccTGTTGGACAAATTCATGGGCTAGCCTGATCCTAGCTCGACCTAGCCATGCTGGACCAATGGTGGGTCAGCCGGACCCTAATTCAGCCCGTAGAGCCGACTCGAAGTCCAAAAAAGGCCCAAAACTAGTTAGTGAAACAGTAATAAGAATAAGTTCACTAGCCTGCCTCAGCTTCAAGTTGAGTCTGTATGACATCCCTCGTCCcaaataccagaaatcttcaccacTAAACTATATAAAACTATGCAATTTAAGTCCTAACAGTATGGATCATTGGTTACGCTGATGtgacatcctagtcagcaaaaagaaattaaaaaaattatgaagccCACATGTAAGTAAGAAGGAAAAAATGTGGGATCCACATGaccacatcttttttttttctctcttttcttcttctcttttctcttatgTTTTCTTTCTACTCCTctattctcttctcttctcttcttaagcgagacggggaggccggcggcggtagaggacgagcggcggcgggtgaaGCACTTCATGGTGGCAGCCCGCCCCGTCAAGGACTTCTGCCCCGCGCGGAGACGACGGGTGGGGCAACGCACTGCTCACCTACCCAGCGATCCGCAACACGACGGTGCTCGCCGTCGAGGCCAACCCGTGGAAGGGCATCAACTTCAGCGTGCCTTTCCCATCCCACTTGCACCCGACCTCCAACGCCCATGTGCTCCGGTGGCAGGACCGGATGCGGCGACGCGACCGCCGCTGGCTTTGGGCATTCACCGGTTCGCCGCGGCTCAGGAGCACCAAGACCGTGCGCGCCCGGATCATTGAGTAGTTCACCGTGTCGCCATCCTGCACCCACTTCGGTAGCTCGCCATGGCAGTACAACTTGCCAGGGCGGATCATGGTTCATGGAGCTGCTCGAGTCCGCAGAGTTCTGTATCCAGCAACGTGGCGACTCCTACACCCGCAAGTCAACATTTGACCTCATTCTCGTCGGTTGCATCCCGGTGTTCCTTCACCCAGCATCGACGTACACCCAATACACGTGGCACCTCCCTCGCTGCGGGGCCCGTGGAGGCGTTCTCCGTCGCCACGTCCACAGCAGCAACAGCTAACcgcgctgacatgtggggctcactGTATGCCATGTCAGCGTGTTAAGAGAAAGATAGGGTCAATATTATATCAGGACCTTTTATTCACGGCTTATGGTTTGTGATAGTTAATAGGTAGAGATTTCTAGTATTACGGATTGTGAACCTTAGACAAACTCGACCTAAAGTTATAGGGGCGTCAGGTGAACTTATTCTACGGTAATATTGAGGAGtgctaataaaaatattataattacaAAATACATTGAATGGAATATTATATTTACAAAATACATTGAATGGtttttttggttatttttcttttgtggaAAACCATTTTTGGAGGAAATTAAGCTCAAAATTGCAATGAAGTTCTGTGATTACGGGTTGGCTGTTGAATTATTCAATAATAATGTTCTCACAAAAAGAATGAGgggaaagggaaaagaaaaaactctCTGCAAAATTACATTTCCGATCATCGAATTACATACTCAAAATACGCCATTAATTACtcgctcctcttctcttctccgactcctcccctcgccgactcgtcgcgccgccggcgagacgaCCCTTCCGCCGCCTTGCTGGACTTGCCCTCGTCGTCTCCCTTCCACCCGGCTCCGGGCACGAACAGCGACAGGAGCCTCGCCACGGCGTTCcgcacggcgccggcgtcgtgggCGCTCCCCTCCCTGACGCGCACGGACGCCACCGCGCTCGTCACGTGCCTCAGCCTGTGCGACATGAGGATCTCGAGGCGGACGTGCTCCGGCAGCCGCAGCGCGAACcgctccatcccgccgccgccgcgctcgtgcCCCGTCGAGTTCGACCGCGGGAGAGCCTGCCGCCCCGCCGCGCGACGGACCCCCGCGAGGCACTGGATCCTGATCCTCTCTTCCGCTTCCGCCTCCTCGCtggcgccggcgtcgccgatcaccaccaccgtctcgtgagccggcggcggcgacgccgtgtCCTGCTCCAGCGAaggcgggggagggggcggcggcggcggcgcgtcgaggACGTTGGCGCGGCAGAGCGGGCAGGTGACGTGCTTCTCGAGCCAGAGGCCGATGCACTCGGGATGGAACGCGTGCGGGCACgccgggaggaggcggagggcgtCGTCGTCTTCGAACTCGAGGAGGCACACCGCGCACTCCAGCGGGTCGCCCCGCGCGTCCCCGATCCGGTGCCGCCTGGCGTCGCGGTACGACACCAGCGGCAGCGCCGCGATCTCCGCGGCGTCGAGCCCCGCCCTGttgccgccccctcccccccggCGGGACCACTCCGACGACGACGTGTCCGCCAGCGcgggctcgccgtcgtcgtcgtcgagcggcCGGAACAGGCGGAGGCACGCGAacgcgaggaggacgatgaaCACGGGGAAGAAGACGGCCATGAAGAAGGAGATGCTGATCACGTCGGAGAAACTCAGGGAGTCGCCGCCAGatcgaggcggcgacgacggcgcggcggccacGGGCGCGATGGCCAGCAAAACGAAGGCGGcgacgttggcggcggcgacgcccatgacgacgccgcgccgcctttgctagggtttgggggggCAAGAACCCGCGGGTGTTGGTTGGGTGGAGTGGGCTTTTTCGATCGGGTCGGCTTGCTCGCTCGTCTTCCATTTAGAGGCCAAGCCATTGCGTGAGGGATACTCCAGATCAGAGCTGCTTCCGTTACACGTTTTCAGATTTGTGCGCTTTCAAGTTTGCAGCCTGTTCGTATTTACTACCAGTTTTAGCCTCCTTCGGAATTCGATTTTTGGGGGAGTATTTTAATGTGGCCCTTACAACTTTGGAAAATAAACGTGCATGctaatatagtactccctccgtttcacaacgtaagactttctagcattgcccatatacatatagatgttatcGATCGAGCATGGTACCGATGGACGATTGCACGTTAAGAATGAGCTGGTTCATCAATGAACAGATTACCTATTTGGGAGTATTTATACATTTATCGTCAAATTTTAACTACTgatgtaaatatagtataattgtaatataattacagtgtaacttgtatataactttCAGAAATCCTTGGGACATGCTAATTCCGTGAAAACGGAGGTAATAATGGTACCGAATCTCCTCTCATGTAtgtgttgtgattttttttctacctCTCTTGCAtgaattttaaagaaaatcgaacggttcaaaattatattgtaagttatatgtaaattacaatgcaattacactacgattgtactatatttACACATgttaaaattttagaaaaaaaattatcgaCAAATATGAAGTGGAATTGTGCCATAATATGTCAGAGATTTGAACTATGGTGGAAATTCACGACAGATGTGCAATACTCCTCAAGTTGCATACAAGATGTTCTTCATTGGGAAAGAAAAGGCCGCCTGCGGCGAATTCCTTTGGAAACCGAAGATACTAGCCcgatgcaagttttttttttttgtatgttcTTAGCAATAAGGGGCATCTATTTAATTTCGTTCCGACAATCTGGATCGCTGTGGCCGACAAAGCCAAGATGTGCGCCCTCTATGGACATATATTTTCATCCCTCAAGAAAATGTCCCCTCGCTGTTTGAATGTTATTGTTACCTAtctggttataaaaaaaatattttttttggataacatagattaatatgaaatggcATAACAAGCGGCTGGCTTGGCTGGACCGACCGATGCCGCTCTTTGATTAAACTTGCATATACATGTGTATAGGTTTGTGCATGTTGTAGAGTGTTTACGGCCGTTTTGAAACCTATGTAGATCTGTGACCACAATCTGTACGTAGAATCGGCGTGTGCTTTATGTAATTTCATTCCTAAATCTTAATGCATTTAGCCGATGTCCTATCGCTAGCCTAGCGAAAAAGATTAcatattaattcttttcttatttcatGGTGCACACCCACACATCACTACACAAGTAACACCAGACACACGCAGTCGCAAATACACTAACTCACGCACAAATAAATGAAGACCAACATCATATCGCTTTAGTCTCACTATAAGATCCTACTAAAGCCAACCTACACGTGTGTAATTGAGTATAACTCTGGGGCTTTGCACCATCCCTACGGTGCACACAGTCATTTTAGTAACTGTTTAGTTTATTATGGTGTTAGATCAGAGTAGACATGATAACTTAAGAGCATCTTCAACAGTCTCTCTAAATTTGACTCTCCAAATGTCTATTTGGCCAACTCTCCATTCAATTTAGCAAGTCAAATTGTCTTTTAccccaacagcctctccattcGTCCTCTCTATTCTGAGTCTATGACAattgggtccacatgtcagcctctacacctccttcttctccctcatctttctccccttctctccaaaccccccttccctctcccatccgtcgctgccgcccatccccatccccaccgCCGCTCGCGAGGAGGTGACGCAAGGAGGCGGGCGGCCACGCGCGGTGCTGCCGTGACGCGGGGAGGCGGGAGGCGAGACGCCGGCGGCtcgcgacgacgacctcgacgccgCTCGGGgcagagctcggcggcggcggcagcggcgggcgacgACCTCGACGGCGGATctagagggggcggcggcggagctcggcgggACGGTGGCCGGCCGCGCGAcgacggggcggcggtggctggccgCAGCGacgagagggcggcggcgccctcgtcACGGTGCGTGCCGCACTGCAGCGTGGAGAGAGAGGGTGGGAACAggcgtgggtcccacatatagcTAGCTGGCTTTGGCTGGCCAACTTTAGCTAGTCTGGTGGGGAATTTAGCCAGCCTAATGGCTTGGAGAGGTATTTGGCTAGTTTGTTGTAGTAGATTTTTTTGTGTAAGTTAGCCAAATTTTAACTTGGAGAGCCATTTGGTTAGGCTCTTGGAGATGCTCGGCCAATGCTAGTGATCCTGGGCTAATTAAACTAATCAAATTGGTAGGTGACGTCACCCGACATATATATAATGATCCAATTTCTTCTCTTTGGTCCATCAAATTAGCAGCACATTTAGTTGGTTTTCTCTCTAGCTTCTTCTTCACATAAGCAAACCAAGAACAAACAGGAATAATCCTAGAATCCTAGAAGGCTTAAGACTTGGACACATCACTTTCTGAATAGCTCTGAACTGGTTTGGTGAGTGTATATATGTCGACCTCTAGTGACACTCGGTTTGTTGGCTAGCAGCATAGCAGCAGAGCGTTCCTTTTACCTCAACCgatcaaattttaatattttatatcaTAAACCTTTCAAAATTATCTGCCAATTGTGCGCGtgaggggttgtttggtttgcTCTCAAAGTTTGCCAAAGGTTGCCACATCTCATGCTAggtaagtttgaccaagttagcATATTGTTTGGTTCATAGCCACACTTGTGGCAAGATTCCTTCTCATCTATtggagccccacatgtcatcaacTCACTAAAGTGTGGCACAATCCAATTTTGCTAGCTAAGGTGTGGCTCACTTTTTATAAGCCACAACTTAGACAAGTGTAGCATAAAAAGTATGGTGAATGGTGGCATGAAAAGTATAgcatccaaacagcccctatAGCAAAACTTCCGTACGCGTcctaagggcacccacaatggttatctataggctctctataagagatccatatcagcatattttcctatttggaagagattaaatgaagagagagagcaaagctatctactaacctggagatagtctatagagaaaaacgaggcaatgtattagagagctatagatacccatgtagacatactattgagatggtttactattaatctagtctattgctgagatgtacatgttttatagataacacattactttaccattgcgggtgctctaagagGCAACTTGGCATCCTCATGTTCAGGTCAACATTGACTACTGTCAGTTTAAGAGTATAGGACTACTTGTGAGACTACGAATAAATAATGAGATGCAATTAATGTCACACCTGAGTTATGCTGCGTATGATGTGCTGATTAGTAATTAGCATCCTAGAAGGCTAGAACAAGCAAGTTTTAAGTACGATCTTTGCAATTGCAACGAACACAACACAAAAATATAGTAGGAATATAAGGTAAAAATCAACTCCAGCTCAAGGTTCATTTCTTCATATATCTGACATGTAAGATGCAATCTCTCTTTGGGTGTTCACAACTGTACAGGATACCGAGTTCACAATCGATTTCagtaaatatttttgttttgtatttCTTTTTACCCCCGAGATGATCACAACGGCAGCATCGAGCTAGAAGTGCGGCCATGCCGCGAGGGGAGAGatcgccggcctccgccgccggagaaAGACCTCCTCATGTGGTGCAAGCGGCCGGAGCCCGACGGCGCCTTGCCGCAGCAGGCAGAGTCACCGCCGCTCCCCTGTTTCTCTTTGCTGCTCTGCGTCGTCGTCTGCTCGTCTTCAGGAGCATCCTCGGATGGCGCCGGTGGCGAGCGCGAGCCCATGGAGGCTACTCGCCGGAAACTCTGCGCGCTGCGCGGGTCGGGactccggcgcggcggctccggcgagcTGGGCTGGTCGCGCCGATCGATTTGTACCCGGAGCTCGTGCTGCTCCCCCTGCTGCTGTTGACCAGGGTTTTCTTGGTCCGCGGTTTGATCGGTGGGGCTCGAGGCTTGGTCGgtggctgcgccgccgccgccgccgccgccgccgttagcgcCGGCGGGTGGCGGGACGCGTTCCCCGtccccggcgtcggcgtcggcgtcggcggggtgCAGGACGTGGGCGCGGCAGAGCGGGCAGTTGACGTGGGCGCGGAGCCAGGCGTCGATGCAGGGGACGTGGAACGCGTGGCCGCActtggggaggaggcggaggagctcgccgtcgcGGAACTCGCCGAGGCAGACGGGGCAGTCGGTGGCGCCGAgcatgccggcgccggcgcggtacCGCGCGAGGGCGATGGACTCGATCGCCGCCTCGTCGAGCCCGACGGTGCGGATGTGCCACGCGTGGTGCAgcacctccccctccccctccccctccccggcgccgcccaccgccccgtcgccggcggcgaccggcgcacccggtgcgccgcctcctccagccGCATCAGAAGGGGGAGGTGCTAGAAGCGCCTCACGCCGCGCCCGCTGCTGGCGCCTGCGGCGGATGAAGCAGTAGACGGAGAAGGCGAGGAGGATGGCGAAGAGCAGGGACGCGGTGGTGGCGAGCGCGATCACCACGCGGCGGTGGTCACGcgagtggggaggaggaggaggaggaggagagggacagTCGTAGCAGGCGCCATCGGAGCCCGGTTTCGGCGGCTCGGGGACCGGCGGTTTCGGCGGATCGGGGAAGGGTTTCGCCATCAAGAGAGAGATGAAGGGAAGCTAGGAGGAGTAGTAAAAATGTAAAAccagagagagaagaagaagaacgagGCGTGTTGAGGTAGAAAAGCGAAGGAGGGATTAGGGGGGAGTGGGTGGTGAGGCGGCGTCAGGCGGTGAAGTCATGTGTCGCGGTGAAGTCAAGTGTCGCGTGGAGAAAAACGGAGCGCGGGGTGGCGTCACCACGCCGCGTTTTTGCCTCTTCCTCCCGGCCGTTTTCGGTTGGCTTTTCGTGCGGTCAGCTCAGCtcggttgggacttgggagggtTGGTGAGCGTGGACGGCCGCCGGTCGGTCCACGCTCACCCTGACAAGGCCgcgaatcttttttttttttaatacgcGAGGGGCGCATTATTATATTAAGAAGGAATAAAAGTATTTACAGAGCGGACCGAAAAAATCAAAAAACACGAAGGGGACAAGATacaggagggaggaggaggaagaaaagccTAATCTCTCAACGAATGTGGCGACCTTCCACCCGACATAGGGGTCGCCATGGCCGGTATCGCGGCTCTAGCCAACCGCCAAAGGTCTGCTTCGTCCGTCATGGCCCTAGCAATTTCCGCTCATGTCCTGCTCTTTTGGTTGAAGACCcgattgtttctttcttttcaaaccGTCCACGCCACCAAAGTTGCAATGGTGTCGAACCCTCGACGATGTTCCTTGGCCATTCTTTTGCGACTGTCACACAACCAGGAGTGAAAAGAGTGCTCATTGAGAGGCAGACACTCAGAATGACCAATAGCTGAAAGAGCAATCCACCATAGCTGATGAGACTCCGAGCAAGCAACCAATAAGTGATCAATCATCTCATCGCATTGATCACAAAGAGGGCAACAAGCCGGGTGTGACGGCCCTCGACTCCGAAGACGATCCGCTGTCCAACAACGATTCAGTGCGACCAGCCACAAAAAGTACCAACAGCGCGGGGGCGCTAGAGACTTCCAAATTGGCTTGTGCTCGAGGCTGGTTCTTCCTGCGAAGAAAAGACGATACGCCAAGCGAGCGGAGTAAGACCCCGAGCTTTCCCAACGCCAAGAGATCGTGTCCGGTTCCTCACCTAGCTAAACCAATCGCAGAATGTCCCAAAGCTTGAGATATTCCAGGATTGCCTGAATCCCCAATGCCGAACAGATGTCTCGAATCCACCTCTTGTCTTGCAAAGCCTCAGCTACCGTTCGTCTGTTCCGGAACCGAGCGGGAACAGCTGCGTAGACCGCGGGCGCCAGCGACCGAATTGAAGAGCCCTGTAGGCAATAATCCTCCTAGAACCGTACCAACTTCCCATCGCCCACTGAGCAAACCAAAGAAACCGAGACAAGGTTATGTTCCTTGCCACGGCTTATCCGGCGAGGTTCTTTGAGAGCTTATTATTGCCCCCGTTTAAGTTTAGCTTTGCTTAAGAGGATGATTAAATACCGggcatgtaaaaaaaatattaatacttgattaattgaaatttagttattttaaaattgaaaaatgtATCTGATATTTTTAagtaacttctatatagaaagttttcgcatgaaATATATACCGTTtgatagtttgaaaagcatgttaATAAAAACTAAGATGAAATCAgtatcttaataaaaaaaataacaggggCCGTATGTATTAGCAGTAGTCAGTACAACATTTTTAGCTCAGACTAGCATCAGTCGAATAGTCGATGTTCATATTCCAGCGAGAAAAAGGCAGCCAAACACAAGAACAGATCGCTTGACAAAGACTCTGGCAGCATATGCGTAGTGCAAGAAATAATGTAAGGATCCAAAGGCTTCCCAGAACAAAAATTCTTTCAATATTGGGAGTTAGATTCATACTAGTATTGCCTTGGATCTCAGTCGATATTTTTATCGCCAGTCTTCTCAATTCAGGTAAGGCTGGAGTCTGTACCCGCTAGGGAGCAgtttatgtgtgtgtatatatttaCAGTAATAACCCAGTTGTGTGGCTGTGGATTACAACAAATAAAGGGATACTTTTATTACGCCCATCTTTCAACCTACTGTcagctaaaaaaaaattggttcaCCACGAACATATGTTGTAGCATAATTTGACAAACTCCATCACATAAGATTGTCGTGGATTAGAATGTGAACCTGAGTCCGATTGGCCTAATGCTCCCCTTTGGCACCATTGCTGCCCGTCTGATGGCTAGCTTGGCCATTGGCCAATCCATATACATGCCCCATCTTTGTTCTCTTTGTTTCCAGGTATCTCCGATTCTCTGAGGTGATTGGAGTTACCAAGGGAACCCTGCCCACAATGCTCAATCCATAACCCTTGAGACCACCATACTTTGCTGGGTTATTAGTCATCAACTTCATTGAACGGACCCCCAGATCACGTAATATCTACAAAGCAACAGTACAAATGTCAATCCATTGAACAAATGAAATGAATGCATGGTAATTCTTAAATTGTCTCCATGAAATTGTTGGCAGCATCAAATTCATGACAAGAAAGGAAAGCGCTAAGCAAGGCGGCCAAGTCCATTAaagtagaaaatatattttggttcAGTTGggaataattttttatttcatcTACACTTGTTGGTTGTATGCATCAGATTCTGAACATATGCCTTTACAGCCCCTCAGGCCTCAACGTAAGCAAGTTGAAACATATGCTATGAACAGATATATAAACCACATGGTTCTTTATTAAGCTGGTGTACAAGGCTATAAGCAGGGTATGACATTTTGTTTtctatggccctgtttagatcccaccccaaaatttttcaccccgTCACATTGAACATTTGAatacctgcatgaagtattaaatataggctaaaaaaataattaattgcacagattgcaactaatttgcgagacgaatcttttaagcctaattgctccatgatttgactacatggtgctacagtaaacatttgctaatgacggattaattagacttaataaattcgtctcgcggtttactgatggattctgtaattagtttttttattagtgcccaaacaccccatgcaacaccctatataatatctgatgtgacacaccaaaactttaaacccttggatctaaacaccccctatatTCGAATGCCGTATGATACCATGAATTCCTTACCTGTGCACCAATGCCATATTCCCGTGAATCCACAGGCAGTCCTAGGTCTTCATTAGcctccacagtgtcgcgcccgtcATCTTGCAGGTTATAAGCACGGAGCTTGTGACCGAGACCAATACCCCTCCCTTCATGTCCACGAAGATAAACTAGTACACCCCTTCCAGCCTTCTCAATCATCTCCATTGCCATGGCAAGCTGATCACCACAATCACATCTTGCTGATCCAAAAATGTCCCCTGTGAGGCATTCGGAGTGCACCCTCACTAAAACGCCTTGACCATCTCCAATCTCCCCCTGTCAGTGATTGGATGAGTAACTTAAAAGTCAGGCTtatgacaagaaaaaaaaaactgattcaGCAGCTAATTCCAACACAAGTATTTTATAATATTTCAGCAACTTACTTTCACCATTGCAATATGCTCTATCCCATCAATAACAGATCTGTAGCAGTAAGCGCGGACATTACCCCATCTCAAAGGTAAGCGTGCAACAGATGAACGTTCAACTAGCCTGTCTCTTTTTCTCCTATATCTGCAGAACAGAAAGATAAGAACTCTCAGAGTCTCAGTACACTAATTGGCATGTCAATAATCATTTCAAGGGCATAGAGGAATATCAAATAGCAGGGCAGGCACAGTTGCAACCCAGGGGCTACTACAATCAACACAATTCGAGATTAGTTTGTGTTATTATCTAGGATAACAGATACGATGGCAATACTAATTGCAAGAAGAATCTTTTATTACTAATTCCATGACATATGTGTTCACACCAATAGATAGGACATCACGACAATTTCAAGGAGAAAAATAATAGCATTTATATCTCAGGGAAGTTAGAGCGTATATATGTTCCCACTGATAGCAACTACTCATGATTAATAGGCCAAATTGGCCTATATTATAACAGTTTAAATGATAAAGTTATTGATATATATCCTGGTTGCACATGCAGTATTAGGAGCTCAGGTTTGTGTACTAGACTCACCTAATCAAGTCAGCAATGGATACAA of the Oryza sativa Japonica Group chromosome 2, ASM3414082v1 genome contains:
- the LOC9267130 gene encoding E3 ubiquitin-protein ligase Os04g0590900-like — its product is MAKPFPDPPKPPVPEPPKPGSDGACYDCPSPPPPPPPHSRDHRRVVIALATTASLLFAILLAFSVYCFIRRRRQQRARREALLAPPPSDAAGGGGAPGAPVAAGDGAVGGAGEGEGEGEVLHHAWHIRTVGLDEAAIESIALARYRAGAGMLGATDCPVCLGEFRDGELLRLLPKCGHAFHVPCIDAWLRAHVNCPLCRAHVLHPADADADAGDGERVPPPAGANGGGGGGGGAATDQASSPTDQTADQENPGQQQQGEQHELRVQIDRRDQPSSPEPPRRSPDPRSAQSFRRVASMGSRSPPAPSEDAPEDEQTTTQSSKEKQGSGGDSACCGKAPSGSGRLHHMRRSFSGGGGRRSLPSRHGRTSSSMLPL
- the LOC107277709 gene encoding E3 ubiquitin-protein ligase ATL6 yields the protein MGVAAANVAAFVLLAIAPVAAAPSSPPRSGGDSLSFSDVISISFFMAVFFPVFIVLLAFACLRLFRPLDDDDGEPALADTSSSEWSRRGGGGGNRAGLDAAEIAALPLVSYRDARRHRIGDARGDPLECAVCLLEFEDDDALRLLPACPHAFHPECIGLWLEKHVTCPLCRANVLDAPPPPPPPPPSLEQDTASPPPAHETVVVIGDAGASEEAEAEERIRIQCLAGVRRAAGRQALPRSNSTGHERGGGGMERFALRLPEHVRLEILMSHRLRHVTSAVASVRVREGSAHDAGAVRNAVARLLSLFVPGAGWKGDDEGKSSKAAEGSSRRRRDESARGGVGEEKRSE
- the LOC4329733 gene encoding probable bifunctional riboflavin biosynthesis protein RIBA 2, chloroplastic isoform X1, whose product is MFSDEDKDTEQDLDSPTEGFSSISEAIKDIQQGKLVIVVDDESRENEGDLIMAASLVTPEAMAFVVRYGTGIVCVSMKEEDLERLNLPLMVATKENEEKLCTAFTVTVDAKEGTTTGVSAKDRAKTVMTLASPDSKPEDFNRPGHIFPLKYREGGVLKRAGHTEASVDLAMLAGLPPAAVLCEIVDEDGSMARLPKLRVFAERENLKIVSIADLIRYRRKRDRLVERSSVARLPLRWGNVRAYCYRSVIDGIEHIAMVKGEIGDGQGVLVRVHSECLTGDIFGSARCDCGDQLAMAMEMIEKAGRGVLVYLRGHEGRGIGLGHKLRAYNLQDDGRDTVEANEDLGLPVDSREYGIGAQILRDLGVRSMKLMTNNPAKYGGLKGYGLSIVGRVPLVTPITSENRRYLETKRTKMGHVYGLANGQASHQTGSNGAKGEH